The Helianthus annuus cultivar XRQ/B chromosome 16, HanXRQr2.0-SUNRISE, whole genome shotgun sequence genome includes a window with the following:
- the LOC110915128 gene encoding adenylate isopentenyltransferase, producing MRLPFPTTSHHHRFRLFSSFLTFFQPTFSSSSSYSSTWSLNHSNNIHMEPSTLTTTATTTTTTTITTTTRRRKRKIVIIMGPTGAGKSRLSIDLATRFFHNAEIINSDKMQVYSGLNITTNKITIEEQLNVPHHLLGTIDPTKPVFTPSDFRKLASEYISDIKLRRGLPLIVGGSNSLIYSLVTKRFDPKSDVFNGPDPDPVSTELRYDCCFIWVDVCLPVLNKYLSKRVDEMLDSGMFEELVEFFGSGENNVINKSGLGQAIGVPEFETYFEKFPGFGRSDGGDESEDDVGRSEAYDEAVRRIKDNTIQLAKKQVSKILRLRDAGWDLRRVDATEAFRALMTSDSGGGRVAELWEKQVVEPSMKIVKHFLDE from the coding sequence ATGAGACTACCATTTCCAACAACTTCCCATCATCATCGTTTCAGATTATTCTCTTCATTTCTCACCTTCTTTCAAcccaccttttcttcttcttcttcttactCCTCCACGTGGAGCCTCAATCACAGTAATAACATTCACATGGAACCGTCAACActcaccaccacagccaccacgacaacaaccaccaccatcaccaccaccacacgTCGCCGTAAACGTAAAATCGTCATCATCATGGGTCCCACCGGCGCCGGAAAATCACGCCTCTCAATCGATCTAGCTACTCGTTTCTTCCACAACGCAGAGATCATAAACTCAGATAAAATGCAAGTTTACAGTGGTCTCAACATCACAACAAACAAAATCACCATTGAAGAACAACTAAATGTCCCCCACCACCTTCTCGGAACAATTGACCCGACAAAACCCGTCTTCACACCTTCAGATTTCCGAAAACTCGCATCGGAATACATCTCCGACATTAAACTCCGACGAGGATTACCTCTAATCGTCGGCGGGTCAAATTCCTTAATCTATTCACTAGTTACAAAACGGTTCGACCCGAAATCAGACGTCTTCAACGGACCCGACCCGGACCCGGTTAGTACAGAGCTTCGTTACGATTGTTGTTTTATCTGGGTTGACGTATGTTTACCcgttttaaacaaatatttatcaAAACGGGTTGATGAAATGTTGGATTCGGGTATGTTTGAAGAGCTGGTGGAGTTTTTCGGGTCGGGTGAGAATAATGTTATAAACAAGTCGGGTTTGGGTCAGGCGATAGGGGTACCGGAGTTTGAGACGTATTTTGAAAAGTTTCCGGGGTTTGGGAGATCGGACGGTGGGGATGAGAGTGAGGATGACGTGGGACGATCTGAGGCGTACGATGAAGCAGTGAGGAGGATTAAGGATAATACGATACAGCTGGCGAAGAAACAAGTGAGTAAGATCCTACGGCTGAGAGACGCTGGATGGGATTTGAGAAGAGTAGATGCAACGGAGGCGTTTAGGGCGTTGATGACGTCAGATTCCGGTGGTGGAAGGGTGGCGGAATTATGGGAAAAACAGGTGGTGGAACCAAGCATGAAGATCGTGAAGCATTTCTTGGATGAGTAG